The DNA window AGAGGCTTGTGTTGCTTGGGTCGTTGATGGTTGCAAGTAGCATTGAAGAGCCGATTAGACGGGCAAGTGATAGGATGCAGATGTAGAGCCAGCCAGCAGTGCGTCCAAAGCCATGAGTCTTGCAGAGAAAGAGGGctccgatgaggatgaaggtaTAGATGACAATctcggcgatggcgatgtcaTCGTGAGCGTCCATAGGTCGAGCCATTATAGTTGAATGTGTTGTGGTAAGTACCTAAGGTATGTGAACAGAAAATCGGTTGAGTTTCAAGATGGTCCTTGGAGAATAGTTGACTTGTAGATGAATTGATGTTAGGAGAAGAGTATGGAATGAAGAAGCGATGATTGTATTGCTGTTCTGATCATTTGAATGTTTCTCTCGACTTGAGAGATACAGGCATACTTATACATGTCACCGTCGACTCACACTCCCAACTTGAATATAGGAGATGCTGTACAGTCGGCAGAACGGCAATATCATAGCCTCAGTTTATCTCCACTGAATATCGACAGCTCGAGACAGTTACCCAAACTAGACAACGTCCTCTACCAGATATGCATGAGAAACAGAGACTTAACCATAAATGTTGCCGCTGTGTGGCATCAGATTCCCGATATACAGGGTCGCATGCACAATCAGAATGCGATATCCCTCGAAGGCTGAGTTCATTCATCGAATCGCATGCCCAATTTGGTTTAGCTCAAGATCTACTCAAATGGGACGACAAGGTTCGGGTCTGTGGCTGTAACGAACCTTACCTTGTAGGGCTGTCTATTCGAGTGCCGTGATCCGTGTGAACGATCAAAGCGAGAGCGAATATGTTGGTCGGTGACGCTTCTTCTGCATGTAAGATCGTGGCTTGTACCTGCAAGGGAAGGCTCTTTGTTGAATACCTAGAATTTTGAAATTCCTCTTCTGTGAAGTTCTTGAAACTGCGAGTATCGATATCTGCCCAAGGCAAGGGAGGGTACCTTAGTTACTTCGGCTTTGCCGCCTCGAATTATTTTCCTGCTGAGGACTTGAAGTACTGGTCCTTAGCTTAAAACGAATTACATCGTATGAGGCCGTGATTTGACTCACTCGAGCTTGTTCTGTTGATCTATCAAGGATCTTCTCGCAGGCACAACAAGTAAGCTAAAGTAACCCCACACAAAGTGAACCCTCCAAATGACGTCGAGCCTTTCTAAAATTCTCCAATCGACAACTTCCTCCACCATCGAGACCTCCAAACCAACTTCGACAGCGCCGAAAGAGGCCTCATATCCACATCCTACTATTTCCAAGGGTAGTTGTCGATCTGGGAAGTTTGAATCACTTCACTCTCACCAGACGATGCCTGTGTGTCCCCCACTTTGTGACAACTTACACGACCCCTCAGCTAAATCATTACCCAGCTCATCATTGTCTCTGGACTACCTACCTCAGGCAAGTCGACACGATCACAACAACTTTACAATTACCTCTCCAATCGTATCGCCGATTCGAAATATCGCCTACACCTCATCTCTGATGAGTCCCTCTCTATCTCCCGTTCCGTTTACGATCTTTCAAGTCTCCCAGCACATACCAGGTCTGCCAACGCCTCAGAGAAGGATGCTCGCGCTACAATCTATGGCGCCGTGAAGCGCGTACTTAGTGACAAGGATATTGTGATTCTTGATGGCTTAAATTACATCAAGGGTTGGCGATACCAACTACACTGCGAATCTAAGGCTGTGCGCACACCGAGCTGTATACTGCAGATTGGATGTTCAGTGGATAAGGCACGGGAGGTTAACGAGGCCAGactaaagaagagagaggccGGGGCATCCAGGGCTGTgaataaagaagaagcaacgtCTTCAGCTACAACTTCCGGCGATTTGATCGTGGGCTCTGCAGAGCCGTATGAGCCCGGCAACTGGGACAACTTAGTCTTTCGATACGAAGAACCCAATCCTATGACCAGGTGGGACAGTCCTCTCTTCACACTTATCTgggaggacgatgatgccCAAACTAGCAAGGTCTTCTCCGACCTCTGGGACGCAATCGCCGGTGAAACCCGCAAGGTTGTGCGCCCGAATCAAGCAACAATACAGCGCGGCCGCGAGGAGAGTGGCGACTACTTGTATCTCCTGGATCGCGAGACGTCGGATGTTGTGAAGCGCATAGTAGAAGCACAGCGagagggtgatgatgttgacgaagTACGGATACCGTCGGGCTCTGTAGAACTGACGATACATTTGCCCACGGGGAACAAGGTTGGCCTCCCGCAATTACAAAGACTAAGGCGGGCGTTCATGGGGCTGAATAGAGGTGGTATTGGATTGGAGGCTGTGGGCGATATGAAGTCTTCACGGCTGAGAGACACCTTTGTGACGTATCTCAATGATGcgtttgagaaggatgagtAGTAGTTATCTCTCCGTGCGGTTCAATGTGATAGCTTTACGATGCATGATGTGACGATAGTCTTGATACTTGCTTCCATGATCACACAATAAGCTTTCTCACATGCCCAGTGAGTCCAGAATTGTTGATTGAGATACATCGCCGGGCGGGATGTACCTGCAATAAAAAAAATGAAATCAGCATAGTACATTCATACAAATGTGCTCGCTCATGGTGTTAATCACAAGTTGAACATGACAACAGAGCTTTTGGTTGGTTGTAAGTTCTGTAGCTCCAGGGTAGCACCAGACagtgtaggtaggtacctactagtTAGGATGGTAGATAAATgcgagaagcttgaagctCGGACGAGGAACAACTACAGCTAGTACCCTCACGGTCGAGAGGAAGTGGTTTGAGGATGCCCAGATGCCCCGAGTCATAGCATGGCCCCGGTTGACACCATTCCTCAGCTTGCCGACAAGTTCAATGGCAGAGATCGTTCCATCATGTTTGTCAGCAGTGTACAGTAGGTTACCGGGTGGTGATTCGAGATTCAAGATGGCGAAGAGGCGAGTGGATTTATAAGATCCCTTAACAAATTATAGTGGGCAAAAAAGCACCAGGGCAGTGTTGGAAAATGGCGAATGAGTCAAGGCTTGATACATATGTATCGTTGCTTAACAGTGCAACTAAGGCCGCGCAACAAATGGAAGCCTTTGACGATCCACCATGACCGCCATATGCAGACCAGACAGTCTGGACGGTAGTACTCCGTAGTAGACTGAGCTACCAATGCAAGAGATAAGTTCTGTCCACGGTTCCTGCGTGGCACTCGACAAGGTGGCGGGATCATGAGCGAATATGTGTAAGAAAGGGTAATTTGCGCAGTATATTTAAAATCATTATAGAGAAAACTAAAAGTCCATTTCGCAACCAAAACTCACCTTGTTACAGCACAATGGAAGCTTCTGCTGGCTTCCACCTGTTTTGCCTTTGCAGTCGTCACTCTCTGTTTGCCTGTTGCTACCGCCTTGCGCCCGCCTCTGCTTCATCATGCTAGTGCCAGCCTAGAGCCCCACCATCAAGCTAAGCTACTTCCAACACTGCAACATCATTGTTCCGCCCCGATTCAGGGCGTAAGGTGATATCATTGGCCCACAGCTGTGGCGGTCGGCCAGTGAATCGCTGTCAAACAGTTCCGATGAGAGGGAAGGTGCCCTGTGGCCTTTGAGAACAGCTCGAACCTTCGTTACCTTACCTCCGACCTCACCTCTGCTTTAACTCTTGCATCTCTTAACCTTCAACACAAACTTTTGTCTTTACATCTCCCCACGAATTCTCCTTTTCCGcaatttctatttaaaccCTCGTCACACACGCAAGAGCCAGCACTTGGCTTTTTCTATCTTCCAACACTCACAGCTCCCCCTCCTTTCGTCATCACCGAGCCAGCATCAGCTTCGCCTGAAGCATCCAGATaaccatcatggctcccCAGCCTGACGAGCACCACCCTCACAAGAAGGTCAACTTGACGTATGTGAAACACCAAATCTGGACCTATTCCGATCACTGTTATTTTGCCAAGCGGAATCACTGACAAGATGCAGCGACCCTTCCGGCGCCGAGGTCAAGAACGTTCGTGTCATCCCATCTGATGAGATTCCCCAACATGCCGCTAACCGCTGTACAGGAGGATGATGTCGCGACTGCgattctcaagaagaagaagaagcctaACCAGTTGATGTGGGTGCTTTGCGCTGTACCGTTCGCATACAATTACTGACATCACCAAGGGTCACCGATGCCGTCAACGATGACAACAGCATTATCGCCCTCTCCGAGGCCACTATGGACCAGCTCCAGCTTTTCCGAGGCGATACCGTTCTGGTTCGaggcaagaagagaaaggacaCCGTCCTCATCGTTCTTGCTGACGAGGAACTCGATGATGGTAGCGCTCGCATCAACCGAGTCGTTCGCCACAACTTGAGAGTCAAGCACGGTGATATGATCACCATCCACCCTTGCCCGGATATCAAATACGTCAGTAACCACCGACTATAAAAATGAACTAACTTCTAACGTTTCTGCAGGCCAAGCGAATTGCTGTTCTCCCCATCGCTGATACCGTCGAGGGTATCACCGGTTCCCTGTTCGACGTTTTCCTCGCTCCCTACTTCCGAGAAGCTTACCGACCTGTTCGCCAAGGAGACTTGTTTATCGTCCGCGGTGGTATGAGACAAGTAGAATTCAAGGTTGTCGAGGTCGATCCTCCCGAGTATGGTATCGTCGCACAAGATACTGTTATTCACTGCGAGGGTGAGCCTATTCAGcgagacgaggaagagaacaaCCTCAACGAGGTCGGTTATGATGACATTGGTGGATGCCGAAAGCAAATGGCCCAGATCCGAGAGATGGTTGAGCTTCCTCTCCGCCATCCTCAGCTTTTCAAGTCTATTGGTATCAAGCCTCCCCGAGGTGTTCTGCTCTACGGCCCCCCCGGTACCGGTAAAACTCTAATGGCTCGAGCTGTTGCCAACGAGACTggtgctttcttcttcctcatcaacggTCCGGAGATCATGTCCAAGATGGCTGGTGAATCTGAGTCAAACCTTCGAAAGGCTTTcgaggaggctgagaagaactcccctgccatcatcttcattgaTGAAATCGACTCTATCGCCCCCAAGCGTGAGAAGACCAACGGTGAGGTCGAGCGACGAGTCGTCTCTCAGCTTCTTACCCTCATGGACGGTATGAAGGCCCGCTCCAACGTCGTCGTGATGGCCGCTACCAACCGTCCCAACTCTATCGATCCCGCCCTTCGACGATTCGGCCGTTTCGATCGTGAAGTCGACATTGGTATTCCTGACCCTACCGGTCGTCTTGAGATTCTTCAGATTCACACCAAGAATATGaagcttggcgatgatgtCGACCTGGAGCAGATTGCCTCTGAGACACACGGCTACGTCGGTTCCGATGTTGCTGCCCTCTGTTCCGAGGCCGCTATGCAGCAGATTCGTGAGAAAATGGATCTCATCGATCTCGATGAGGACACAATCGATGCCGAGGTTCTCGATTCTCTCGGTGTCACCATGGAGAACTTCCGTTTCGCCCTCGGTGTGTCCAACCCCTCCGCTCTCCGCGAGGTCGCCGTTGTCGAGGTTCCCAACGTTCGTTGGGAGGATATTGGCGGTCTCGAGGAGGTCAAGCAGGATCTCAAGGAGAACGTTCAGTACCCTGTCGATCACCCCGAGAAGTACCTCAAGTTCGGCATGTCTCCTTCTCGAGGTGTACTGTTCTTTGGTCCTCCTGGTACGGGTAAAACTATGTTGGCCAAGGCCGTTGCCAACGAGTGTGCCGCCAACTTCATCTCCGTCAAGGGACCCGAGCTTCTCAGCATGTGGTTTGGTGAGTCTGAGAGCAATATCCGAGACATCTTCGACAAGGCTCGTGCTGCCGCTCCTTGTGTTGTCTTCCTTGACGAACTTGATTCCATTGCCAAGGCTCGTGGCGGATCCATGGGTGATGCTGGGGGTGCCTCTGACCGTGTCGTCAACCAGCTTCTGACTGAGATGGACGGTATGACTTCAAAGAAGAACGTCTTCGTTATTGGCGCCACCAACCGACCCGAGCAGCTCGACCCTGCTCTGTGCCGACCTGGTCGTCTCGACTCGCTCATCTATGTACCTCTGCCCGATGAGCCTGGTCGTCTCAGCATTATCAAGGCCCAGCTCCGCAAGACCCCAATCGCCTCCGACATCGACTTCGGCTACATCGCCTCCAAGACCCATGGCTTCTCTGGTGCTGATATCGGTTTCATCACACAGCGTGCTGTCAAGATCGCCATCAAGGAGTCTATCGCTGCCGATATCGAGCGCCAGAAGGCTCGCGAGGCTGCTGGTGACGAGATGGACACAGACGAGGATGCCGAGGATCCCGTGCCCGAGTTGACCAAGGCCCATTTCGAGGAGGCCATGCAGATGGCTCGCCGATCAGTATCTGACGTTGAGATCCGCCGGTACGAGGCTTTTGCCCAACAGATGAAGAACGCTGGCCCTGGTGCCTTCTTCAAGTTCCCCGAGGCCGGTGCCgaggctgctggtgctgacGGTGGTAACTCATTTGGCGATGCTGGCAACGATGATGATCTCTACGACTAAGGACGGCAACGATTGTATGGACATGAGTCCTTTGTATTCTAATAATTTCACTCGCACATCTCTACATTGGCTCGTAGGTTGCTAGTAAGCAATCTACTCACGCATTCTATGCGGCCGATATTGGAATGGGAGTTGGTAGAATGgtagagga is part of the Fusarium fujikuroi IMI 58289 draft genome, chromosome FFUJ_chr07 genome and encodes:
- a CDS encoding related to KTI12 (TOT4) protein — encoded protein: MPLIIVSGLPTSGKSTRSQQLYNYLSNRIADSKYRLHLISDESLSISRSVYDLSSLPAHTRSANASEKDARATIYGAVKRVLSDKDIVILDGLNYIKGWRYQLHCESKAVRTPSCILQIGCSVDKAREVNEARLKKREAGASRAVNKEEATSSATTSGDLIVGSAEPYEPGNWDNLVFRYEEPNPMTRWDSPLFTLIWEDDDAQTSKVFSDLWDAIAGETRKVVRPNQATIQRGREESGDYLYLLDRETSDVVKRIVEAQREGDDVDEVRIPSGSVELTIHLPTGNKVGLPQLQRLRRAFMGLNRGGIGLEAVGDMKSSRLRDTFVTYLNDAFEKDE
- a CDS encoding probable transitional endoplasmic reticulum ATPase, whose protein sequence is MAPQPDEHHPHKKVNLTDPSGAEVKNEDDVATAILKKKKKPNQLMVTDAVNDDNSIIALSEATMDQLQLFRGDTVLVRGKKRKDTVLIVLADEELDDGSARINRVVRHNLRVKHGDMITIHPCPDIKYAKRIAVLPIADTVEGITGSLFDVFLAPYFREAYRPVRQGDLFIVRGGMRQVEFKVVEVDPPEYGIVAQDTVIHCEGEPIQRDEEENNLNEVGYDDIGGCRKQMAQIREMVELPLRHPQLFKSIGIKPPRGVLLYGPPGTGKTLMARAVANETGAFFFLINGPEIMSKMAGESESNLRKAFEEAEKNSPAIIFIDEIDSIAPKREKTNGEVERRVVSQLLTLMDGMKARSNVVVMAATNRPNSIDPALRRFGRFDREVDIGIPDPTGRLEILQIHTKNMKLGDDVDLEQIASETHGYVGSDVAALCSEAAMQQIREKMDLIDLDEDTIDAEVLDSLGVTMENFRFALGVSNPSALREVAVVEVPNVRWEDIGGLEEVKQDLKENVQYPVDHPEKYLKFGMSPSRGVLFFGPPGTGKTMLAKAVANECAANFISVKGPELLSMWFGESESNIRDIFDKARAAAPCVVFLDELDSIAKARGGSMGDAGGASDRVVNQLLTEMDGMTSKKNVFVIGATNRPEQLDPALCRPGRLDSLIYVPLPDEPGRLSIIKAQLRKTPIASDIDFGYIASKTHGFSGADIGFITQRAVKIAIKESIAADIERQKAREAAGDEMDTDEDAEDPVPELTKAHFEEAMQMARRSVSDVEIRRYEAFAQQMKNAGPGAFFKFPEAGAEAAGADGGNSFGDAGNDDDLYD